A section of the Suncus etruscus isolate mSunEtr1 chromosome X, mSunEtr1.pri.cur, whole genome shotgun sequence genome encodes:
- the LOC125999186 gene encoding plastin-3-like, whose translation MGDMAATQISKDELDELKEAFVKVDLNSNGCICDYELHELFKEAKMPLPRYKVREIIQKLMVDGDRNKDGKISFDEFVYIFQEVKSSDIAKTFRKAINRKEGICALGGTSELSSEGTQHSYSEEEKYAFVNWINKALKNDPDFQHVIPMNPNTDDLFKAVGDGMVLCKMINISVPDSIDERVINKKKLTPFTIQENLNLALNSASAIGCHIVNIGAEDLRAGKPHLVLGLLWQIIKIGLFADIELSRNEALAALLRDGETLEELMKLSPEELLLRWANFHLENSGWQKINNFSVDIKDSKAYFHLFNQIAPKGQKEGEPQIDVNMSGFNETDDLKRAESMLQQADKLGCREFVTPADVVSGNPKLNLAFVANLFNKYPALTKPVNQDIDWTLLEGETREEKTFRNWMNSLGVNPHVNHLYADLQDALVILQLYERIKVPVDWSKVNKPPYPKLGANMKKLENCNYAVELGKHSAKFSLVGIGGQDLNDGKQTLTLAVVWQLMRRYTLHVLEDLGDGQKASDVIIVNWVNRTLREAGKSSSIQSFKDKTISSSLAVVDLIDAIQPGCINYDLVKSGNLTEDDKHNNAKYAVSMARRIGARVYALPEDLVEVKPKMVMTVFACLMGRGMKRG comes from the coding sequence ATGGGTGACATGGCTGCTACTCAGATTTCCAAAGATGAGCTTGATGAGCTGAAAGAAGCTTTTGTGAAAGTTGATCTCAACAGCAATGGATGCATTTGTGACTACGAACTTCATGAGCTTTTCAAGGAAGCTAAAATGCCATTACCAAGATATAAAGTGAGAGAAATCATTCAGAAACTCATGGTGGATGGTGACCGGAATAAAGATGGGAAGATCAGTTTCGAtgagtttgtttatatttttcaagaAGTCAAAAGTAGCGATATTGCCAAAACCTTTCGTAAAGCAATCAACAGGAAGGAAGGGATTTGTGCTCTGGGAGGAACTTCAGAATTGTCCAGTGAAGGAACCCAGCATTCTTactcagaggaagaaaaatatgcTTTTGTGAACTGGATAAACAAAGCCTTGAAAAATGATCCTGATTTCCAACATGTTATACCAATGAACCCCAATACTGATGACTTGTTCAAGGCTGTGGGTGATGGAATGGTGCTCTGTAAAATGATCAACATCTCAGTTCCTGATTCAATTGATGAAAGAGTaatcaacaaaaagaaactcACACCTTTCACCATTCAAGAAAACTTGAACCTGGCACTGAACTCTGCTTCTGCCATCGGGTGTCACATTGTGAACATTGGTGCAGAGGATTTGCGGGCTGGGAAGCCTCATCTGGTTCTGGGACTCCTCTGGCAGATCATTAAGATCGGTTTGTTCGCTGACATTGAATTAAGCAGGAATGAAGCATTGGCTGCTTTACTTCGAGATGGCGAGACATTGGAGGAGCTTATGAAATTGTCTCCAGAAGAGCTTCTCCTTAGGTGGGCAAACTTCCATCTAGAAAACTCCGGCTGGCAAAAAATCAACAACTTCAGTGTAGACATTAAGGATTCCAAAgcctattttcatcttttcaatcAAATTGCACCAAAGGGACAAAAAGAAGGTGAACCCCAGATTGATGTTAACATGTCAGGTTTCAACGAAACAGATGACTTGAAGCGAGCTGAAAGTATGCTTCAACAAGCAGACAAATTGGGCTGCAGAGAGTTCGTTACCCCTGCTGATGTTGTCAGTGGAAACCCTAAACTGAATTTAGCTTTTGTGGCTAATCTGTTTAATAAGTATCCAGCACTAACTAAGCCAGTGAACCAGGATATTGACTGGACTCTACTAGAAGGCGAAACCCGTGAAGAAAAAACCTTCCGTAACTGGATGAATTCTCTTGGTGTTAATCCCCATGTAAACCATCTCTATGCTGACCTACAAGATGCCCTGGTAATCTTACAGCTGTATGAGCGAATCAAAGTTCCTGTTGACTGGAGCAAGGTTAACAAACCTCCATACCCGAAACTTGGAGCCAACATGAAAAAGCTTGAAAACTGCAACTATGCTGTGGAGTTGGGAAAACATTCTGCTAAGTTCTCCCTGGTTGGCATTGGAGGGCAAGACCTGAATGATGGAAAACAAACCCTAACTTTAGCTGTAGTCTGGCAGCTGATGAGAAGATATACCCTCCATGTCCTGGAAGATCTTGGAGATGGCCAGAAAGCTAGTGATGTCATCATTGTAAACTGGGTGAACAGAACATTGCGTGAAGCTGGAAAGTCATCTTCCATTCAGAGCTTTAAGGACAAGACAATCAGCTCTAGTTTGGCAGTTGTGGATTTAATTGATGCCATTCAACCAGGCTGCATAAACTATGACCTTGTCAAAAGTGGCAATCTAACAGAAGATGACAAACACAATAACGCCAAGTATGCCGTGTCAATGGCTAGAAGAATTGGAGCCAGGGTTTATGCTCTCCCGGAAGACCTGGTAGAAGTAAAGCCCAAGATGGTCATGACTGTGTTTGCCTGCTTAATGGGCAGAGGAATGAAGAGAGGGTAA